The segment gGCCGCCCGTATGCGCGAAGAAGGCCATCGCCGGTTTTGGATGGTATTCCAGTGTGGGATATATAGGAGTTAGGGACTCgttccaatgctcgctcggatgatgctttATTCCCGAGTGTTGTCATTGGGCTGTAAGACCAGTggaaccaacataaccgttggGGGGGAGGCATACAGGAttacgttacggcgcgttacatgagGGGTTGGGggtcaaaatcttcaaaaattgcgttacgtaatacttgaacggcccctaatgcGTTTTTGGCCGCGAAAGAAAAACAGGTAGGTACATTATACGATGGCAAAACCACAAGCTTGctcattaaaatctaaaaaaaatgattctacAAACCAGTGACCACAAACGTGTGAATGCACCGCAAACGCTGCTTAATCAGGTGTCTGCTTCCTTTGACTTCTATTCAAAGCCTGATACTCGACCACGTAACGAAGCATGAATGCAAACCCAAACCTAGCGCCTTAATCATACGTTTGAAGTTGTAATGCCTTCTTGAAGTTTGTCAAACGTGGTGATTTTAAATTACGtgatctgaaaataaaaatgagactTTGTGATAAACACATCAAAAGCCGTAGTCAAGACGCCTCCTCcacaataaaaaactaaaatatctcTGGAAATGTCTATCTAGCGATAAGTATTTTATCTGCATATATTCTATACATTCTTTGTTTACCCttagcgttaacaattgtaGACACGCGGCTTCGCTACGGCACCTGAGATGTCTGGAATTGGAATTTGTGTTAAACAACGATAGCCTTCTATTACAtcattggaaatatttatatgtgtttGGATATGTCTTTGGATAGTGTCACTCTAGCATTAAGGGCTgtagatttttaatatataaataaaataagaaatgccTTGCTAACTCAAGTGATATTTACAGATAGTGAACAACGGAACGGTAGAGTGGGTGAATGTGGTTGCGGTCATCGCGATTGACAAGAAACCGTTTATTCATCATTACATggtaagtataaattattaaataaaataagaaaaacttTTCTATGGTGAAAAATCTGGgctctttattaatttaaaatcgaatataagtGAAAGTACACCGaaaagtttatataattattgaattaatatcGCAACAAGaagacagaaaaataattattgtagcaACAGTCTCACTAGAATTTGTATGACTTAGGAACATTTTCACTAATGGTATGAACCCCATCAGCAAATATATAGGTAGCCATTAAATCCGATctgtaaaaataagtttatcaaTTTTGGTAGATTGCTTCTAAGTTGTAGTTATAAAGTGACTGCGAGATGAcggttacatttaaaataaagtatgcaATGCAATCTAGAAATATCTTATTGGCTGGTTGtctgttgaaaaatattgttttttataaacaaaaaagagGTATGGAGCGCAGTGAGGATACATTCAGGTCAGCCAAAAAATTCAAGCCAAAATCATGTATTTCAGGCTTCAATTCCAGAATATGAGTGCAGTGAAAAAAATGAAACTGACAAAATTTTGTTCgagtgtaattttaatttgatgccCCATTCGAGGAAAACAGCAATCGTAACTATTGATATCCAAAAAGACAACatatgtaagtaattttgaTCCTTAAGCTAACAAGAAaagattcaaaatattacttCGACTTTTCTGGCACTAACAAACCGAAATCTGATAAACGAGAGTTGCACGATAACTTCACTGCAAAAAGAGAATTCCTCCGATTAAGTTAAAGCAACTATCAATTATTCAACTGTTAATGTTTCGGAACCTGATGGAGTAATTGCCATTAATATAGAAATTGGAAACCaaacatttgaatttgaatttaaaacattgATGGCATCCATAAATATCATTAGTATGTGTCTTGAATAActgataaatttgttttatccGTTATTTGCTTCATGAAATAGTAGTCTATAATTTACTGTATATtacagtaaaaattatttttcagtaaAGAACCTGATAAATGGAAAGTTAAATACCACTTCGCTATTGACATTATATCTGACACCAAAATTGCCACCATTGAGCGATAAGTATGTATaactttaagatatattttgtataaatttacgcatggtaataattatattcaattagcCCTTTGCTAAGGCACCTTCTAGGTTCTCATAGGTCTAAGTACCGGAGGCTagggatgattttttttttaataaaaccgatTATATTTACGTACACAAGGTCATTTAAACATTgcattattaaatgatttagtcgaactgtagatgtaaaataaaacaaagtaagtttcgaacaaaataaatatgaataaaatgtaattttatattaacgcGCTCAAATGCCACTACTTCTACTCTAAGAGAACCCATTTCAGTGGCAACATCACTTTTTCAGTCACACGTTCATAatatattcgcactaaacaaaatgatcaaaaggttagaaaataaaactgggatttttcaTGAAAACATACGTTATCcataaatgatttttggcataattatAGCAGAcataaagacgaatatgtggtttcatttattaacgcaatgttcCAATGACTAGGTAGTACATGCGtagtaattcataaaaaatttgatattttctctGAAGTGAGCATAAACTTTTGCGTCTTCGTCTATTTGGGTTAAAAGGTAATTGagtgtgtattttaaaaatacttacgtaTTTCAGTGCAACAATGTTTATGACATATTTGCAAGAACGATCATTATTGAACAATAAGTTGGTGATTGTACTGGGTGCCGTTGCGTTGGCAATAATTATacttgcaatatttatttacgctCTTTACAAGGTaaggaataattatattatatccgATATAAGCATGGTATTATCTCCAGTATTCAAAACACAATGTCGAAGATGTCAATTTAACTTAGCATTGTAGTTGATGCAACAGTCAACAGATCAACTATTGACTAGTTTTGCAATTTAGTTGAAGCAGCTGTCAGTTTTATAATGACTGAACGAACAAGAACTATTGACTCTTTGACGCCATTGTGTTGTGTGTCTGGTgcaacaatttaaattttctgaattgaagttagtaaaaaataattacgaattGCACCCGTTGTTAATATATCATACAACTTCCgtttatagatattttacatCTTTGTCTTAACATAAGGCTCAATTTGCATTGTGTCAGGTGCAAACAAATGTTGAATAATgtgatttatttgaaagttgTTTACCACGCTTTATTACACATTTACAGCTTAacatttaatatgatttatgcCTACAACAAAGGGAATACCTTAGATATGAAACCTAGCAAACTTTTTAAGTACGATATCAATTCCATCTCGAAACTTTGGAATTGTACTCTGGGGAAATTTTCGTTTTATGTAGACAATATTACTTAGGTATAGCTTGTTTGTTCCATAATTCAAGTAACTCGAGTTTCGGGTGGGAGTCGATTAGGAATTCTGGAATGACGTGTGTTCAAAtcctgttttgttttaatgttttttcacTGTGGTATCACTGgcttgaagaaaaaaaaacatttttgttgtttcttttCGGACTGTGATTAGATGCACAAAATATATGTTCCATTCgtatgttttcttaaatattttaaacatttatttctttgttattgtaggtagtcattttaattaatttttgatcGATGTGATAGTTGCGCTTTGTAACAtgattaaatgttaataatttttttaggcGAACTTCTTCAAGCGGAAACAGAAGAAACAATTAAACGAACTGAGGGAGAGTGTGAGAAGGAGAAGTATggtaagtaattaaaacaaatacaaaatagatACAATTAAttagttcttttttcaaaatagaaaatttaagtttttcttcataataatttattataatgctcTTTGATAATTTATCTCCTTTCaagatgaattttatattaaaacaaataaaagtaattttattaccgTCGATAC is part of the Manduca sexta isolate Smith_Timp_Sample1 unplaced genomic scaffold, JHU_Msex_v1.0 HiC_scaffold_2913, whole genome shotgun sequence genome and harbors:
- the LOC119192550 gene encoding uncharacterized protein LOC119192550 encodes the protein MLSTPKRDKKDTLNFSLNMTTLRSTDEKLEVIVRVHENCDQPENTTHKMEVKYQLSTDHIHVNGIAKDRNVTEKVILDDKIEIINDGHEYEIVNNGTVEWVNVVAVIAIDKKPFIHHYMASIPEYECSEKNETDKILFECNFNLMPHSRKTAIVTIDIQKDNILKNLINGKLNTTSLLTLYLTPKLPPLSDNATMFMTYLQERSLLNNKLVIVLGAVALAIIILAIFIYALYKANFFKRKQKKQLNELRESVRRRSMKKPSDTPVTSKTEEDIIIEVVDEPPFAVPTTTDDEAVLIIEEKAQVHC